One genomic window of Prochlorococcus sp. MIT 0801 includes the following:
- the rplJ gene encoding 50S ribosomal protein L10, which translates to MGRTLESKKQIVKKIEDLLDNSEMALVLDYKGLSTKEMSDLRSRLQQSDGVCKVTKNTLMRQAIKGRDSWTGLDSLLTGTNAFVLIKGDVGSAVKAVQAFQKETQKSETKGGLFEGKLLSQDEIKAIAKLPSKEALMGQIAGALNSITSKIAIGINEVPSGLARSLKQHSESGES; encoded by the coding sequence ATGGGCCGCACGCTGGAAAGCAAAAAGCAGATCGTCAAAAAAATAGAGGATCTATTAGACAACTCCGAAATGGCATTAGTTCTTGATTACAAGGGCTTATCCACAAAAGAAATGTCTGACTTGCGCTCAAGATTGCAACAAAGCGATGGTGTATGCAAGGTCACTAAAAATACCTTGATGCGTCAAGCCATAAAAGGAAGAGATTCTTGGACTGGTTTGGATTCATTGCTTACTGGTACCAACGCCTTTGTTTTAATCAAAGGGGATGTTGGTAGTGCTGTTAAAGCTGTACAAGCATTTCAAAAGGAAACTCAAAAGTCTGAGACAAAAGGAGGTCTTTTCGAAGGCAAACTCTTATCTCAAGATGAAATCAAAGCGATTGCAAAACTTCCTAGCAAGGAAGCACTTATGGGACAAATTGCTGGTGCATTGAATTCCATAACAAGCAAAATCGCTATTGGTATCAACGAGGTTCCTTCTGGGCTTGCAAGATCTCTTAAACAACATTCTGAGAGCGGCGAGAGCTGA